DNA from Arthrobacter sp. SLBN-112:
CCGCAAGGCCGGCCAGTGCCTGCCGGGCAGGCTCGGGATCCCGGGCAACCTCGATCACGGCGTCCCATTCGCCGGCAACTTCCGGGTAGGCCGCCGGGCCCCTTGAGCGGTCGGCGCTGACCCAGTGGGCGCCCTGCGGCGGTTCGCCCGATGTTCCCCGTGCCAGGCACGTCACGTCATGCCCTGCCGCAACCGCTTGGCTGGCGATTTCCCTGGAGAGGAAGACGGTTCCGCCGAGGATCAGAATGCGCATTGCCCCACGCTACGGGGGCTAGGGTTGAAAGAGAACAGAGCAATACCGCTAGGAGCTATTTCCACCCATGGTCAGCATGTTGTCCATCCTTCCCCCTGCCAACACCCAGCCGGACGGCATCAGCGTCCCGGGCATCGTGATCAGCCTCGGCATCGGCGTCGCCGTCTGGCTGGTAGCCACCTTCATCATCTCCCGCATCACCAGGCGCATCGCTGCCGGAAGCAATTTCTTCAAAAAGCCCATGTTTAAATGGGTGGCGCCGGCCATCCGCGCCCTGGACCATGAGCGGCGGGTGCAGCGCGCCGAAACCATCGGTTCGCTGCTGAACAGCGTGGTGGGCGTGCTGGTGGTGATCATCACCGGAATGTACGTGCTGCAGAACCTGGACATCGACATCACTCCGCTGCTGACCAGCGTGGGCATCCTGGGTGTTGCCATTGGCTTCGGCGCCCAGCAGCTGATCCGCGACTTCCTGGCCGGCATTTTCATTACCATAGAAGACCAGTACGGGATCGGCGACATCATCGAAACCAGCGAGGTGGTGGGCGTGGTGGAGTCCATGGGTTTGCGGATCACCCGCGTCCGCTCCGACGACGGCGCCATCTGGTACCTGCGCAACGGCGAGATCCTCCGGGTGGGCAACCGCTCGCAGGGACGGTACGTTCCGCTGCACGAGTCCGACGACGGGACCACCGACCAGGGCTCGGCCCATGTTGATACCAAGAAGACAGACCAGAAAGCCGGGGAATAGCATGTCGCTTCCCATCGAACCGCGCCCGGGGCAGCGGCCCCAGTTGATTCAGAACGACCCCTTCAGCAAGCCAGGCTACACCGACAGCTTCTATGACGCGGTGGGCGGCCACGAGACGTTCGTGAAGCTCATCGATGTCTTTTACGACGGCGTGGCCACGGATCCGCTGCTCCGGCGGATGTATCCGGAGGAGGACCTGGCCCCGGCAAAGCGCCGCTTCCTGATGTTCCTGGAGCAGTATTGGGGCGGGCCCACAACCTATGGCGAGGAGCGCGGACACCCGCGCCTGCGCATGCGGCATATGCCGTTCAAGGTGACGCCCGAGGCCAAGGACCGCTGGCTGTTCCACATGCGCACGGCCGTGGACGCCCTGGAGCTGCCACCGCTGTACGAGGGCACGTTGTGGGAGTACATGGAGCGGGCGGCGCTGTCCATGGTAAACAGCGCTTCAGAGGACTGATTGCCGGGCGGCCGGGACCTGGAATGGTTCCGGCCGCTTTCAGCTACAGCAGGCCGCTGCCGGTCCGTGCCAGGACGTGCCCGCGTGGACCGGTAAGCCGGAACCAGCGGCCGGCGCGGTACAGCTTCTGGTCGCCGTCGGCCAGGAAGCCCAGTGCGAAAGCTGCGAAGGCCGCTCCCGCGGGCAGGCCGGTGCCGTCCAGTTCCCGGCCCCAAACAGCCGCCCGGGCGTTGTTCACGATAAGGGCGCCCGGTTTATCCGGCACAATCCCTGCCACCTCCGCGATGCCCGCCTCCGCCGCCACCCTTAAGCCGGCATCACTGACAGCCCCCAGCAACTCCCATCCGCCCCGTGGGGCGCCCACTCCCGTCCATGATTCGGTGACGGTGGTTGGCGGAACCGGCAATTCGACGTCGTTCTCCCCCGCACGTGCCAGCCGGTCCAGGACGGCGGACAGGGCAACGGTGACATCCGTTGCGGATGGTTCCGCAAGCGCCATGGTGCGCAGGCCCAGGATGGTGGGGGTCGATTCGCCGAGGAGCCTGGGCCGGAGGACACACACGTAGGCGGCCAGCACGGAACCGGCTGCCTGCAGGCGGATGGCGCCGTCGTCGATGGCCTTGGCCCTGGTGGCGAACGTCCTCAGGTCGGCAAGATCCCGGGGATCGGCGAAACGGAAGGACGAGGTGAGAAGTTCAGACACACCTAAACACTACCGGCTGCGCTCCGGTTGAGTGGCTCCCCGGGCGCCGTCTAGAGTCGGACCATGACTGAAGCCGAAGCCGGACTCCTGGCCCCGCC
Protein-coding regions in this window:
- a CDS encoding mechanosensitive ion channel family protein codes for the protein MVSMLSILPPANTQPDGISVPGIVISLGIGVAVWLVATFIISRITRRIAAGSNFFKKPMFKWVAPAIRALDHERRVQRAETIGSLLNSVVGVLVVIITGMYVLQNLDIDITPLLTSVGILGVAIGFGAQQLIRDFLAGIFITIEDQYGIGDIIETSEVVGVVESMGLRITRVRSDDGAIWYLRNGEILRVGNRSQGRYVPLHESDDGTTDQGSAHVDTKKTDQKAGE
- a CDS encoding globin translates to MSLPIEPRPGQRPQLIQNDPFSKPGYTDSFYDAVGGHETFVKLIDVFYDGVATDPLLRRMYPEEDLAPAKRRFLMFLEQYWGGPTTYGEERGHPRLRMRHMPFKVTPEAKDRWLFHMRTAVDALELPPLYEGTLWEYMERAALSMVNSASED